Proteins co-encoded in one endosymbiont 'TC1' of Trimyema compressum genomic window:
- a CDS encoding acyl-CoA thioesterase/BAAT N-terminal domain-containing protein, translated as MKKIDDTTLIDSNCIIKIMPNKSFINEDVDITISGLKCNQKVIVRAESKDYYCINCGMLEQGKNSLWESYGVFISDDNGNIFLKSAMPIDGTYKDCNSMGLFYSMKIKNA; from the coding sequence ATGAAAAAAATTGATGATACAACCTTAATAGATTCAAATTGTATTATAAAAATAATGCCTAATAAATCTTTCATTAATGAAGATGTTGATATTACAATAAGTGGGTTGAAATGCAATCAAAAAGTGATTGTTCGCGCTGAGAGTAAAGATTATTATTGTATTAATTGTGGAATGCTTGAACAGGGGAAAAATTCTTTGTGGGAATCATATGGTGTTTTTATTTCTGATGATAATGGAAATATTTTTTTAAAAAGCGCTATGCCAATTGATGGTACCTATAAGGATTGTAATTCAATGGGACTTTTTTATTCGATGAAAATAAAAAATGCGTAA
- a CDS encoding acyl-CoA thioester hydrolase/BAAT C-terminal domain-containing protein, whose product MTTSPNLNLIPLKIIENSLEWLKNQDTVDNKCIGIYGRSKGGELALIAASIFLVSLV is encoded by the coding sequence ATGACCACATCACCTAATCTGAATTTAATCCCACTTAAAATTATTGAAAACTCTTTAGAATGGTTGAAAAATCAAGATACTGTTGATAATAAATGCATTGGAATTTATGGGCGTTCAAAGGGCGGAGAGTTAGCACTTATAGCTGCTTCTATTTTTCTAGTATCACTTGTGTGA
- a CDS encoding hemolysin III family protein yields MQPLIANIPLGGIILLATGGLFYTLGLVFYLIKSKKYFYSIWHIFVLLGSVCHILAVILYVLL; encoded by the coding sequence ATTCAGCCTTTAATTGCTAACATTCCTTTAGGTGGTATTATTCTATTGGCTACAGGTGGGTTATTCTACACTTTAGGCTTGGTGTTTTATTTGATTAAAAGCAAAAAATATTTTTATAGTATTTGGCATATTTTTGTTTTGCTAGGAAGTGTTTGTCATATATTGGCTGTAATATTGTATGTACTCTTATAA
- a CDS encoding InlB B-repeat-containing protein, translating into MYEQAVNFIYKENAPLTYKVTYDGNLNTGGTLPLDNTDYLEGQLINNLDAGDIIKDGYTFKGWNTAADGSGKLWDYAVDTMPARNITLYAQWEPNEIVTVGPEVEEKILILKIRVSPN; encoded by the coding sequence GTGTATGAACAAGCAGTGAATTTTATTTATAAAGAAAATGCTCCTTTAACATACAAGGTTACTTATGATGGCAATCTGAATACTGGTGGTACATTGCCTCTTGATAATACCGATTATTTAGAAGGACAATTAATTAATAATCTTGACGCTGGAGATATTATAAAAGATGGATACACTTTTAAAGGTTGGAATACGGCTGCTGATGGTAGCGGAAAATTGTGGGATTATGCAGTTGATACAATGCCAGCAAGGAATATAACACTATATGCTCAATGGGAACCAAATGAAATAGTAACTGTAGGCCCAGAAGTAGAAGAAAAAATACTGATACTGAAAATCAGAGTATCACCGAATTAA
- a CDS encoding acyl-CoA thioester hydrolase/BAAT C-terminal domain-containing protein, giving the protein MKKDYIREMYQNMIKKFIIEGASIEVENINGSILFLSSEEGKIWPSFLHCEIATKRLSEKNLSIIINIVLIKKLDICLHYLINLLSMIKNAMDFCRNGIRHAMIVGIKQLIF; this is encoded by the coding sequence ATGAAAAAAGACTATATTAGAGAGATGTATCAGAATATGATTAAAAAATTTATTATAGAGGGTGCGAGTATAGAGGTAGAAAACATTAATGGTTCAATTTTGTTTTTATCTTCAGAGGAAGGTAAAATATGGCCTTCTTTCCTTCATTGCGAAATTGCAACTAAGAGGCTATCTGAAAAAAATTTAAGCATTATTATAAACATCGTACTTATAAAAAAGCTGGACATATGCTTACATTACCTTATCAATCTATTATCAATGATAAAAAATGCAATGGATTTTTGCAGGAATGGGATAAGGCATGCAATGATAGTTGGAATCAAACAATTGATTTTTTAG
- the lexA gene encoding transcriptional repressor LexA — translation MYRGKRYSPSVREIGTGVGLKSNNTVYFHLEKLIEAGLLEKDPFESRTLRLRRKEAVPFVMAPILGKVTAGIPIFADEEYQGEFPVPEIITKGKNVFVLTVKGDSMINAGIHNGDLVIVEKTYVANNYDIVVALIGEEANVKRLVKE, via the coding sequence ATTTATAGAGGAAAAAGGTATTCTCCTAGTGTGCGTGAAATAGGAACAGGTGTTGGTTTAAAATCTAATAATACCGTTTATTTTCATTTAGAAAAGTTAATAGAAGCAGGACTTTTAGAAAAAGATCCCTTTGAAAGTAGGACATTGCGTTTAAGGAGGAAGGAGGCAGTACCTTTTGTAATGGCGCCTATCCTAGGTAAGGTCACAGCTGGTATTCCCATTTTTGCAGATGAGGAGTATCAGGGTGAGTTTCCTGTTCCAGAAATAATTACTAAGGGAAAAAATGTTTTTGTTTTAACGGTTAAAGGTGATAGTATGATTAATGCAGGTATCCATAATGGAGATTTAGTTATTGTGGAAAAGACATACGTTGCTAATAATTATGATATTGTAGTTGCTTTAATTGGAGAAGAAGCTAATGTTAAACGTCTAGTTAAAGAATAA
- a CDS encoding YtxH domain-containing protein, which produces MKDFFEFSKRRREQEKAANAKDFALGIGIGVLVGALAGILIAPKAGKETRQDIKETASQVATVARENVNKAVQATKSKAQEFSEEVNESAEKAKIKVAAAHKDISEGKTKSCRRY; this is translated from the coding sequence ATGAAAGATTTTTTTGAATTTTCAAAAAGAAGAAGAGAACAAGAAAAGGCAGCTAATGCAAAAGACTTTGCATTAGGTATTGGCATTGGTGTTTTAGTAGGAGCATTAGCAGGTATTTTGATAGCACCTAAAGCTGGAAAAGAGACTAGACAAGATATCAAAGAAACAGCAAGCCAAGTTGCAACAGTAGCAAGGGAAAATGTTAATAAAGCAGTTCAAGCAACAAAATCAAAAGCTCAAGAGTTTTCTGAGGAAGTTAATGAAAGTGCAGAAAAAGCTAAAATCAAAGTCGCTGCAGCGCACAAAGATATTTCTGAAGGAAAAACAAAAAGTTGCAGAAGATATTGA